Proteins co-encoded in one Carcharodon carcharias isolate sCarCar2 chromosome 7, sCarCar2.pri, whole genome shotgun sequence genomic window:
- the setmar gene encoding histone-lysine N-methyltransferase SETMAR isoform X1, whose product MASDLCCGLENLPVPVLNEVDDDCLPPWQYTPENVAGPGEDLDPTEITLPGCECLTSSCEQDTCTCLQHSLGAYDENLCLVDFKETSYSRPVFECNIMCKCSEACKNRLVQRGLTFKLQVFKTSKKGWGLRTLEPVRSGRFVCEYGGEVISLPEASRRIQSQNSADMNYIIAVREHLSNGEVLETYVDPTHVGNVGRFLNHSCEPNLYMVPVRINSLVPRLALFAARDIAADEELSYDYSGKFNNLQKEGITKERCSGEPSALKSCYCGAQSCTDFLPFDSSLYNLKDKWNVI is encoded by the exons ATGGCTTCTGATCTGTGCTGCGGCCTGGAGAACCTGCCTGTGCCAGTTTTGAATGAAGTGGATGATGACTGTTTGCCTCCTTGGCAG TACACACCAGAAAACGTGGCTGGACCAGGAGAAGATCTTGACCCCACTGAAATAAcccttccaggatgtgagtgctTAACCTCTTCATGTGAGCAGGATACATGCACTTGTCTTCAACACAGCCTAGGAGCTTATGATGAAAATCTGTGTCTTGTGGACTTTAAGGAGACGAGCTATTCTAGGCCAGTGTTCGAATGTAACATTATGTGCAAGTGCAGTGAGGCCTGCAAGAACAGGCTTGTCCAAAGAGGCCTCACCTTTAAACTGCAGGTGTTCAAGACCTCAAAGAAAGGATGGGGCCTTCGCACACTGGAACCAGTTAGGAGTGGGAGGTTTGTGTGCGAGTATGGGGGTGAAGTCATCAGTTTGCCAGAAGCCAGCAGACGAATCCAGTCCCAAAATTCTGCTGACATGAACTATATCATAGCTGTGAGAGAACATCTGAGCAACGGAGAAGTACTAGAGACATATGTCGACCCTACCCACGTTGGCAATGTTGGCCGATTCCTCAACCATTCTTGTGAACCCAATCTGTACATGGTTCCAGTCCGTATCAACTCCTTGGTTCCGAGGTTAGCCCTTTTTGCAGCTCGTGATATTGCAGCTGACGAGGAACTGTCGTATGACTACTCTGGAAAGTTCAATAATCTTCAGAAGGAAGGTATAACTAAAGAAAGGTGCAGTGGAGAGCCTAGTGCCCTGAAATCATGTTACTGTGGTGCACAATCATGCACTGACTTTCTGCCATTTGACAGCTCACTCTATAACCTGAAGGACAAGTGGAATGTGATCTAG
- the setmar gene encoding histone-lysine N-methyltransferase SETMAR isoform X2 encodes MVGGSAAPLHQYSRRLSSKYTPENVAGPGEDLDPTEITLPGCECLTSSCEQDTCTCLQHSLGAYDENLCLVDFKETSYSRPVFECNIMCKCSEACKNRLVQRGLTFKLQVFKTSKKGWGLRTLEPVRSGRFVCEYGGEVISLPEASRRIQSQNSADMNYIIAVREHLSNGEVLETYVDPTHVGNVGRFLNHSCEPNLYMVPVRINSLVPRLALFAARDIAADEELSYDYSGKFNNLQKEGITKERCSGEPSALKSCYCGAQSCTDFLPFDSSLYNLKDKWNVI; translated from the exons ATGGTGGGTGGAAGTGCTGCACCACTGCACCAATACAGTAGGAGGCTCTCTTCCAAG TACACACCAGAAAACGTGGCTGGACCAGGAGAAGATCTTGACCCCACTGAAATAAcccttccaggatgtgagtgctTAACCTCTTCATGTGAGCAGGATACATGCACTTGTCTTCAACACAGCCTAGGAGCTTATGATGAAAATCTGTGTCTTGTGGACTTTAAGGAGACGAGCTATTCTAGGCCAGTGTTCGAATGTAACATTATGTGCAAGTGCAGTGAGGCCTGCAAGAACAGGCTTGTCCAAAGAGGCCTCACCTTTAAACTGCAGGTGTTCAAGACCTCAAAGAAAGGATGGGGCCTTCGCACACTGGAACCAGTTAGGAGTGGGAGGTTTGTGTGCGAGTATGGGGGTGAAGTCATCAGTTTGCCAGAAGCCAGCAGACGAATCCAGTCCCAAAATTCTGCTGACATGAACTATATCATAGCTGTGAGAGAACATCTGAGCAACGGAGAAGTACTAGAGACATATGTCGACCCTACCCACGTTGGCAATGTTGGCCGATTCCTCAACCATTCTTGTGAACCCAATCTGTACATGGTTCCAGTCCGTATCAACTCCTTGGTTCCGAGGTTAGCCCTTTTTGCAGCTCGTGATATTGCAGCTGACGAGGAACTGTCGTATGACTACTCTGGAAAGTTCAATAATCTTCAGAAGGAAGGTATAACTAAAGAAAGGTGCAGTGGAGAGCCTAGTGCCCTGAAATCATGTTACTGTGGTGCACAATCATGCACTGACTTTCTGCCATTTGACAGCTCACTCTATAACCTGAAGGACAAGTGGAATGTGATCTAG